The Eleutherodactylus coqui strain aEleCoq1 chromosome 6, aEleCoq1.hap1, whole genome shotgun sequence genome window below encodes:
- the LOC136571914 gene encoding chemokine XC receptor 1-like: protein MEETTYNSEMTISEDYSGFIPPCNNEDVYAFVFLYTTILNSFFFIFGITGNVLVIWILITYEHMESLTNVFIFNLSVADLLLTACLPFFAVYHRQGWIFGPVTCKAFNILFSLAFYSGIIFLTCLTYYRYVAVVNPLSVLKNKRHLNGVLVTVLFWVVSLCASIPVIIFQTQTWFSDFAQCDYKQKYPILVIHYQQNVSFFVAFCVIVYCYFRIIRTLNNSRSQINHKPVKLILVIVALYLVSWAPYNIVILLQSFELQQLFLSCELRKNLIYAKYVTENIAFSHCCLNPILYAFVGVKFRTHLKSVIKCAKHRKRSQQHATRSISQNHDYNEVGSVF from the coding sequence ATGGAAGAAACAACTTATAATTCCGAAATGACCATCTCCGAGGATTACTCTGGATTCATACCCCCGTGTAACAATGAGGATGTATATGCGTTCGTTTTTCTGTATACAACGATATTAAATTCCTTTTTCTTCATATTTGGAATCACCGGAAATGTCCTGGTCATATGGATCCTTATCACGTACGAACACATGGAGTCGCTCACCAATGTTTTTATATTTAATTTATCAGTTGCGGACCTTCTTCTAACGGCATGTCTACCGTTTTTTGCCGTATATCACAGACAAGGATGGATTTTTGGACCGGTCACCTGCAAAGCATTTAATATTCTCTTCTCTCTGGCGTTCTACAGCGGAATTATCTTCTTGACGTGCCTAACATACTATCGGTACGTTGCAGTTGTGAATCCATTATCGGTACTGAAAAACAAAAGACACTTGAATGGAGTACTTGTAACAGTGCTCTTCTGGGTAGTTAGTCTTTGTGCTTCTATTCCTGTTATCATTTTCCAAACTCAGACCTGGTTTTCGGATTTTGCCCAATGTGATTATAAACAAAAATACCCAATATTGGTTATTCACTATCagcaaaatgtttctttttttgttgctttttgtgTCATTGTATACTGCTATTTCAGGATAATCAGGACTTTAAACAATTCTCGATCACAAATCAATCATAAACCGGTTAAACTCATTCTGGTTATCGTTGCGCTCTATTTGGTCAGTTGGGCACCCTACAATATTGTCATATTATTACAGTCATTTGAACTTCAACAGTTGTTTTTGAGCTGCGAACTGAGAAAAAACTTGATATATGCAAAGTATGTTACAGAGAACATCGCATTTTCTCATTGCTGCCTCAATCCCATTTTATATGCGTTCGTTGGAGTGAAATTCAGAACACATTTAAAAAGCGTCATTAAATGTGCCAAACACAGAAAACGCTCCCAACAGCATGCCACCAGGAGTATTTCCCAAAACCATGATTATAATGAAGTGGGCTCAGTTTTCTAA